A single genomic interval of Lewinellaceae bacterium harbors:
- a CDS encoding phytanoyl-CoA dioxygenase family protein, which yields MRNTEKSMLPTNAHQDIPGNPSTAKSSKTKLNDRSNGKPLRVLSEEDWAFWQHNGYIVIKNAVPREQALATAAFLWEFEEKDPAEPETWYTAPRAEMQMKELVGTGMVEVYNHQHLWNNRQAPRVYDAFTDIWGTEKLWVTIDRANLNFPMRPGHEYKGFIHWDYDPETKPQNVQGVLALSDQTDERMGGFQCIPWLFRNYDRWKQTQPKDRDRFQPDTAGLDDKIVKVGMEVGDLLIFNSLLPHGIRPNHSEDKVRIAQYISMMPAEEDNEPLRQWRVNSWKKRIAPEGYAFPGDPRRWEQARYERADLTELGEKLLGLKNWQKSQK from the coding sequence ATGAGAAATACCGAAAAAAGCATGCTTCCCACCAACGCCCACCAGGACATCCCGGGCAACCCTTCGACTGCCAAGAGCAGCAAAACGAAGCTGAATGACCGCTCCAACGGCAAACCGCTGCGAGTACTCAGTGAGGAAGACTGGGCCTTCTGGCAACACAACGGCTACATCGTCATCAAGAACGCCGTGCCCAGGGAGCAGGCTCTGGCCACCGCCGCCTTCCTTTGGGAATTTGAAGAAAAGGACCCCGCTGAACCGGAAACCTGGTACACCGCCCCCCGCGCCGAGATGCAGATGAAAGAACTGGTGGGCACCGGCATGGTGGAGGTGTACAACCACCAGCACTTGTGGAACAACCGGCAGGCGCCGAGGGTGTACGACGCCTTCACCGACATTTGGGGAACGGAAAAACTGTGGGTTACTATCGACCGGGCCAACCTCAACTTCCCCATGCGGCCCGGCCATGAATACAAGGGCTTTATCCACTGGGATTATGACCCGGAAACCAAACCGCAGAACGTGCAGGGCGTTCTGGCCCTTTCTGATCAAACCGACGAGCGCATGGGCGGCTTCCAGTGCATTCCCTGGCTGTTTCGCAACTACGACAGATGGAAACAAACGCAACCTAAGGATCGGGACCGCTTCCAGCCGGATACGGCCGGCCTGGACGACAAGATTGTCAAAGTTGGCATGGAGGTAGGCGACCTGCTGATTTTCAACAGCCTTCTGCCCCACGGCATCCGCCCCAACCATTCCGAAGATAAAGTACGCATCGCCCAATACATCTCCATGATGCCCGCTGAGGAGGACAACGAGCCGCTGCGGCAGTGGCGGGTCAACTCCTGGAAGAAGCGGATAGCGCCGGAGGGTTATGCTTTCCCGGGCGATCCTCGCCGGTGGGAGCAGGCAAGGTACGAACGGGCGGATCTGACGGAGTTGGGCGAGAAGCTGCTGGGGTTGAAAAATTGGCAAAAATCACAAAAATAG
- a CDS encoding aminopeptidase — MQLKNMFLGLALLLAGTAFAQVDLIEKVKDNKSENAMEGFRWEPVVDVERLAVENQGASGTCWSYSTNSFLESEMARMGKEPVDLSEMFIVRTTYEDKADRYVRMHGNLNFGQGGALPDVFDMYKKYGIVPEAAYAGLNYGLDYNRHGEMESVLKGMLDAVVANKNNTLTPVWKEAYNKVLDVYLGEYPNEFEYKGKAYTPKSFAREVVGIQSDDYVQFTSWTHHELYKPCIIMVPDNWAYGTSYNVQMNDMIDIIDHALRKGYSVAWAGDVSEKYFSWKNGIAYVPEKNYNDMTAEERDNMFNGPQPEMEVTVEARQEAYDNYSTTDDHGMQIVGISKDQNGKEWYLVKNSWGTNNDHEGYLYMSKNYVRYKTLSFMTHKDAAPKEIRKKLGW; from the coding sequence ATGCAACTAAAAAATATGTTTCTGGGGCTTGCCTTGCTGCTGGCCGGGACTGCCTTTGCGCAGGTCGACCTCATCGAAAAGGTCAAGGACAACAAGAGCGAAAATGCCATGGAAGGCTTCCGGTGGGAACCCGTAGTGGACGTGGAGCGCCTGGCGGTGGAAAACCAGGGCGCCTCCGGCACCTGCTGGAGCTACAGCACCAATTCCTTCCTCGAATCGGAGATGGCCCGCATGGGCAAAGAGCCGGTCGACCTTTCCGAGATGTTCATCGTCCGCACGACTTATGAAGACAAAGCCGACCGCTATGTGCGCATGCACGGCAACCTGAATTTTGGCCAGGGCGGGGCGCTGCCCGATGTTTTCGACATGTATAAAAAGTACGGCATCGTGCCGGAAGCTGCTTACGCCGGCCTTAACTACGGGCTGGACTACAACCGCCACGGCGAAATGGAGTCCGTGCTGAAAGGCATGCTGGACGCCGTGGTGGCCAATAAGAACAACACACTGACCCCGGTATGGAAAGAAGCGTACAATAAAGTGCTCGACGTTTACCTCGGCGAATACCCTAACGAGTTCGAATACAAGGGAAAAGCGTATACGCCGAAGTCTTTTGCCCGGGAGGTGGTCGGCATCCAAAGCGATGATTATGTGCAATTCACTTCCTGGACCCACCACGAACTGTATAAACCCTGCATCATTATGGTGCCGGACAACTGGGCCTACGGCACTTCCTATAATGTACAGATGAACGATATGATCGACATCATCGACCATGCCCTGAGAAAAGGATACTCTGTGGCCTGGGCCGGCGATGTGAGTGAAAAGTATTTTTCCTGGAAAAACGGCATCGCCTACGTCCCGGAGAAAAACTACAACGACATGACAGCGGAAGAGCGGGACAATATGTTCAACGGACCGCAGCCAGAAATGGAGGTTACGGTGGAGGCCCGCCAGGAAGCTTACGACAACTACTCCACGACCGATGACCACGGCATGCAGATTGTTGGCATTTCCAAAGACCAGAATGGCAAGGAATGGTATCTGGTGAAAAACTCCTGGGGCACCAACAATGACCACGAAGGCTACCTGTACATGAGCAAGAATTACGTCCGCTACAAAACGCTGTCTTTCATGACGCATAAGGATGCGGCGCCGAAGGAGATCAGGAAGAAACTGGGGTGGTAG
- a CDS encoding BamA/TamA family outer membrane protein: protein MRHLLPLCLFCLALATAQAQTTQHLWLLGNTADIPVDSPYWILLREKLEQADKPVYLLIAGDIVPGCDGKQPPEAPIEALLELVRGLDGVQMGIVPGDRDWADSGPNGWDCVRAMEKYVLDKAPKNVDWLIDDGCPGPDMVEIGDNILLLALNTQWWNHPYRKPIPADAVCDEIVEAAIHEEIEDAIKENRERNVVITGHFPPYSLGKYGGFFPLGTHLLPPVLGGIYAAYHENVGGPRDISNERFEKLSDYLLGLSREYDNLIFLSGHEANQQVISYYGNCLINSGAPLSASSSYVAHNRLARLARAQGGLIQLHYEPNGAVNYAFLRYTGDGFAADDTGALYQSPCQPDGSDVPVNQVKVPCLTLADQEPGPSPVQEKDSVLTAAGAHYAAGALHRLFFGPHYRTSWAAPVMAPLLRLDTAYGGLEVLERGGGRQTISLKMQTEDGRQYVFRSVDKDPVSALSYTLRRTIAAAITRDQTSSQQPYGALAVAPMLQKLNILHASPRLYVMPDDPKLGQFRSTFANMLGMVEERPTNGGKGPLPFGNADEIYKSYDLFHEMYDHPYVRLDSREFARARMFDILIGDWSKHEDNWKWAGFKQKDGILVRPIPRDRDHAFSNLDGFLPWLAERQWAVPNLEHFDYRIKSVRSLTYQARHMDRFLGTGLTREDWRQAAREVQQALPPEAMGSAVREMPRETYELSGKVITEKLAQRRQDLEAYADRFYRLLAKYVDVPGTNKEEYFHVVRQPDGSSLVEIREKKDSSLIYRRLFLPDETREIRLYGLHGDDSFLVEGQADKAIKLRLVGGAGEDEIDDRSEVKGGSKRTLVYEKNNDAILNLGTEGRAVNTWNEELYYYDRTAFAYNTYFPLALISFNTFNGLVLNGGVTFTRRNFNKRDFSAKHKFGFQAGTLNNFSLSYDGQVHHVIRKWDLLLHATWAQPDNFNYFFGIGNGIRYDENLFRDDYYLVRLNRLEGRIGLQRQFWKRSLASLKAGYSQNNVPVKDNTILQDTAGIFGVGELGIANAEAALEVDLRDHRVFPTRGYRLRATQEVGLIDGDQNYGVTDLFIEYFLSPRGYPLTLGLKAGYGTSFGDVPFYKLPQLGQNQSLRGFQRNRFAGDSRVYFNSEVRVPVGQLETAVVPLKIGLIGFYDMGKIIQEGQTEEDWQLSYGGGFYLIPLSRSYTLSVLVGASREETAVVSLALGTNF from the coding sequence ATGCGACACCTCCTCCCACTTTGCCTTTTTTGCCTGGCCCTGGCCACTGCTCAGGCACAAACCACTCAGCACTTATGGTTGCTCGGCAACACGGCTGACATCCCTGTTGACAGCCCTTACTGGATTTTGCTTCGGGAGAAACTGGAGCAGGCCGACAAGCCGGTTTACCTTTTGATCGCCGGCGATATCGTTCCGGGCTGCGACGGGAAGCAGCCACCGGAAGCGCCTATAGAGGCTCTGCTGGAGCTCGTCCGCGGCCTGGACGGGGTGCAGATGGGCATCGTGCCCGGCGACCGCGACTGGGCGGACTCCGGGCCGAACGGATGGGATTGTGTGCGGGCCATGGAAAAGTATGTGCTTGACAAGGCACCCAAAAATGTAGACTGGCTGATCGACGACGGCTGCCCCGGGCCGGATATGGTGGAGATCGGCGACAACATCCTGCTGCTGGCCCTGAACACCCAATGGTGGAACCATCCCTACCGAAAGCCCATCCCTGCCGACGCTGTATGTGACGAGATTGTGGAAGCCGCCATCCACGAGGAGATCGAAGACGCCATCAAGGAAAACCGGGAACGCAACGTCGTTATTACCGGGCACTTCCCCCCTTACTCGCTTGGGAAGTATGGTGGTTTTTTTCCGCTGGGCACTCACCTGCTTCCTCCGGTCTTAGGAGGCATTTACGCCGCCTACCACGAGAATGTCGGCGGCCCGCGCGATATAAGCAATGAGCGTTTCGAAAAGCTATCCGACTACCTGCTGGGCTTATCCCGGGAATACGACAACCTGATATTCCTTTCCGGCCATGAGGCCAACCAACAGGTCATCTCTTATTACGGCAATTGCCTGATCAATAGCGGCGCGCCGCTTTCGGCTTCTTCCTCTTATGTGGCCCACAACCGCCTGGCCCGCCTGGCGCGCGCCCAGGGCGGGCTGATCCAGCTTCACTATGAACCCAACGGCGCTGTAAACTACGCCTTCCTGCGCTATACCGGCGACGGATTTGCCGCCGATGACACCGGCGCCCTCTACCAGTCGCCTTGCCAACCCGACGGTTCTGATGTCCCCGTGAACCAGGTGAAAGTACCCTGCCTTACGCTTGCCGACCAGGAGCCTGGCCCATCGCCGGTTCAGGAGAAAGACAGCGTACTGACCGCTGCCGGCGCTCATTATGCTGCCGGCGCCCTTCACCGCCTTTTCTTTGGCCCTCATTACCGCACCAGTTGGGCGGCGCCGGTCATGGCGCCGTTGCTGAGGCTGGATACCGCCTACGGCGGGCTGGAGGTTCTGGAAAGAGGCGGCGGCAGGCAGACCATATCCCTGAAGATGCAAACCGAAGACGGCCGGCAGTACGTTTTCCGCTCGGTCGATAAAGACCCGGTTTCGGCCTTGAGCTATACCCTGCGCCGCACCATTGCCGCCGCCATCACCCGCGACCAGACGAGTTCGCAGCAGCCTTATGGCGCCCTGGCGGTAGCGCCTATGCTTCAGAAGCTGAATATCCTGCACGCCTCGCCCCGGTTGTACGTCATGCCGGACGACCCCAAGCTCGGGCAGTTCCGAAGCACCTTCGCCAACATGCTGGGCATGGTGGAAGAACGGCCCACCAATGGCGGCAAAGGCCCGCTCCCCTTCGGCAACGCCGATGAGATTTACAAAAGCTACGACCTCTTTCACGAGATGTACGACCACCCGTATGTCCGGCTCGATAGCCGCGAATTTGCCCGCGCCCGTATGTTCGATATCCTGATCGGCGACTGGAGCAAACACGAAGACAACTGGAAATGGGCGGGATTTAAACAAAAGGACGGCATCCTGGTGCGCCCCATTCCCCGCGACCGGGACCACGCCTTTTCCAACCTGGACGGCTTCCTGCCCTGGCTGGCCGAGCGCCAATGGGCGGTGCCCAACCTGGAACATTTTGACTACAGGATCAAAAGCGTGCGCTCCCTGACCTACCAGGCCCGCCACATGGACCGCTTCCTGGGCACCGGGCTCACGCGGGAAGACTGGCGGCAGGCCGCCCGGGAAGTGCAGCAGGCGCTGCCTCCTGAAGCGATGGGATCGGCGGTAAGGGAGATGCCCCGGGAAACTTACGAACTGTCGGGCAAAGTGATCACGGAAAAACTGGCACAACGCCGCCAGGATTTGGAAGCCTACGCCGACCGGTTCTACCGCCTGCTGGCCAAGTATGTGGATGTGCCCGGCACCAACAAAGAGGAGTATTTCCATGTCGTCCGGCAACCCGACGGCAGCAGCCTGGTGGAAATCCGCGAAAAGAAAGATTCCAGCCTGATCTACCGCCGCCTGTTCCTACCCGATGAAACCCGGGAAATTCGCCTGTATGGCCTGCATGGCGATGACTCCTTCCTGGTGGAAGGCCAGGCAGATAAAGCCATCAAATTGCGCCTGGTGGGCGGCGCCGGGGAGGATGAGATCGATGACCGGTCGGAGGTAAAAGGCGGTAGTAAACGCACCCTGGTTTATGAGAAAAATAACGACGCCATCCTCAATCTCGGAACGGAAGGGAGAGCCGTAAATACATGGAATGAGGAATTGTACTATTACGACCGCACGGCGTTTGCCTACAACACCTATTTCCCGCTGGCCCTCATTAGTTTCAACACCTTTAACGGCCTGGTGCTGAACGGAGGAGTAACCTTTACCCGCCGCAATTTCAACAAACGGGACTTCAGCGCCAAACACAAGTTTGGGTTCCAGGCAGGTACCCTGAACAATTTCTCGCTGAGTTACGATGGCCAGGTCCACCACGTGATCCGCAAATGGGACCTGCTACTGCACGCCACCTGGGCGCAGCCCGACAACTTCAATTATTTCTTCGGCATCGGCAACGGCATCCGTTACGATGAAAACCTCTTCAGAGACGATTACTACCTCGTCCGCCTCAACCGCCTGGAAGGGCGCATCGGCCTGCAGCGGCAGTTCTGGAAGCGGAGCCTGGCCAGCCTGAAGGCAGGCTACAGCCAAAATAATGTGCCTGTTAAGGACAATACCATACTCCAGGACACTGCCGGCATATTCGGCGTCGGCGAGCTCGGTATTGCCAATGCCGAAGCAGCCCTGGAAGTAGACCTGCGCGACCACCGGGTGTTCCCTACCAGGGGCTACCGCCTGCGTGCCACCCAGGAAGTGGGCCTCATCGATGGCGATCAGAATTACGGCGTTACTGATTTGTTTATCGAATATTTCCTCAGCCCGAGGGGCTATCCTTTGACACTGGGTTTAAAAGCCGGCTACGGTACTTCCTTTGGCGACGTCCCGTTTTACAAACTGCCTCAACTGGGGCAGAACCAGAGCCTGCGCGGCTTCCAGCGCAACCGCTTCGCCGGCGACAGCCGCGTGTATTTCAATTCAGAGGTTCGCGTTCCCGTGGGCCAGTTGGAAACGGCAGTGGTGCCCCTCAAAATCGGCCTGATCGGATTCTACGATATGGGCAAGATCATCCAGGAAGGGCAAACGGAGGAGGACTGGCAACTGTCATACGGAGGCGGATTTTACCTCATTCCGCTTTCGCGCTCCTATACGCTTAGCGTTTTGGTGGGCGCTTCGCGGGAGGAGACGGCGGTGGTGAGTTTGGCGTTGGGGACGAATTTTTAG
- a CDS encoding VOC family protein: MPTKYAHTNIISANWEKLAQFYIDVFGCQPVPPARDQSGEWLSRGTGVKGAALQGMHLRLPGYGEEGPTLEIYQYAEMKEQPEPAANRKGFGHIAFQVENVAAVLEKVVAHGGRPIGEVVTKEVEGVGIITFTYVADPEGNLIELQRWEK, translated from the coding sequence ATGCCCACCAAATACGCTCACACCAACATCATCAGCGCCAACTGGGAAAAGCTGGCCCAATTCTACATCGACGTCTTCGGCTGCCAGCCGGTGCCGCCCGCCCGCGACCAGTCCGGCGAGTGGCTCTCGCGGGGCACGGGGGTGAAGGGCGCCGCCCTGCAGGGCATGCACCTGCGCCTGCCCGGATACGGGGAGGAAGGGCCGACCCTGGAGATTTACCAGTATGCTGAAATGAAGGAGCAACCCGAACCGGCGGCCAACCGCAAGGGCTTCGGGCACATTGCCTTTCAAGTGGAAAACGTGGCGGCCGTATTGGAAAAAGTCGTCGCTCACGGCGGGAGGCCGATAGGAGAGGTGGTAACCAAAGAAGTGGAAGGCGTAGGGATCATCACTTTCACTTATGTGGCGGATCCCGAGGGCAATTTGATCGAGCTGCAGCGTTGGGAGAAGTGA
- a CDS encoding Uma2 family endonuclease, translating to MMPTSDLLRPILESPNFRALLDEMENLWEEEQQKRQEFYDRITPEDKWEFINGEIIMHSPAKNKHLDATKLLSQLLDLFVRVHDLGSVKSEKALIPTTRNDYEPDVVFFNKETADHLTPDQWKFPAPSLVVEVLSQDSITRDRQIKFRDYALHGIEEYWIIDPDALTVEQYHLDMDSQSYVLFAKKVKGDHVECSVIPGFRAPVDAIFNEKANLAALRDILKI from the coding sequence ATGATGCCAACTTCAGACCTTTTACGTCCCATTTTGGAATCGCCTAACTTTCGCGCCTTGTTGGACGAAATGGAAAACCTATGGGAGGAAGAACAGCAAAAACGGCAGGAATTCTATGACCGTATCACACCGGAAGATAAGTGGGAATTCATAAACGGGGAGATCATTATGCATTCACCGGCCAAGAATAAACACCTGGACGCGACTAAGCTGCTGTCTCAACTGCTGGACCTCTTCGTTCGCGTTCACGATTTGGGCAGCGTGAAATCGGAAAAAGCGCTTATCCCGACCACACGCAATGATTATGAACCGGATGTAGTCTTTTTCAATAAAGAAACGGCTGATCACCTTACGCCTGACCAGTGGAAGTTCCCTGCGCCCAGCCTGGTAGTCGAAGTATTGAGCCAGGACTCCATTACTCGCGACCGGCAGATTAAATTTCGGGATTATGCCCTTCATGGCATTGAAGAATACTGGATCATTGATCCGGATGCATTGACGGTAGAACAATATCACCTTGATATGGATAGTCAGAGTTACGTGCTTTTCGCCAAAAAGGTTAAAGGCGATCACGTTGAATGTAGCGTCATTCCTGGATTCAGAGCGCCGGTCGATGCAATTTTTAATGAGAAAGCCAACCTTGCCGCATTGCGGGATATTTTAAAAATCTAG
- a CDS encoding chloramphenicol acetyltransferase, with amino-acid sequence MKVIQFSDEHRRKHFAFFKNMSHPHFNICSRVDVGKLLPALKAQQGRFTPAIVYCIARTANEIPVFRQRIRGNQVVEHETTHPSFTVLTKASDVFSFCSVPYQEGYHPFSRDVLRRMEAMQRQPSMEDEEGRDDYLYLSAIPWVSFTSLQHAMHYEPADSVPRIAWGKYYAEGNKVWLPLSVQAHHALVDGRQMGLFFEKIQVLLSQPEFFL; translated from the coding sequence ATGAAAGTAATCCAATTTTCCGACGAACATCGCCGCAAGCACTTTGCGTTTTTCAAAAACATGAGCCACCCTCATTTCAATATATGCTCCCGGGTAGATGTCGGCAAATTGCTGCCGGCCCTGAAAGCTCAACAAGGGCGCTTCACTCCGGCCATCGTTTATTGTATAGCACGCACCGCCAACGAAATCCCCGTTTTCCGGCAACGCATCCGGGGAAACCAGGTAGTGGAACACGAAACGACCCATCCCTCTTTCACCGTTTTGACGAAGGCCTCCGATGTTTTCAGCTTCTGTTCCGTACCCTACCAGGAAGGATACCACCCTTTTAGCCGGGATGTGCTTCGCCGGATGGAGGCCATGCAACGCCAGCCTTCCATGGAGGACGAAGAAGGGCGGGATGATTACCTCTACCTCTCCGCTATCCCCTGGGTGAGTTTTACCAGCTTGCAACACGCCATGCATTATGAGCCGGCGGACTCGGTGCCGCGGATAGCCTGGGGAAAATATTATGCAGAAGGCAATAAGGTCTGGTTGCCTCTGTCCGTACAAGCCCATCACGCCCTGGTAGATGGGCGCCAAATGGGCCTGTTCTTCGAAAAAATACAGGTTTTGCTCTCTCAGCCTGAATTTTTTTTGTAA
- a CDS encoding glycoside hydrolase family 13 gives MLKKQYLKGKPACKVTFTLPKEAAEGAQEVKVLGDFNNWSWENGAPMKAGKEEYKAVLELETGRSYQFRYMMDGGRWENDHQADGYVPNEFGGDNSVLALDASPAQEEKATTTKKAAAKTTKSPAKKAAASKKSPASKAAPAADDLKKIEGIGPKIEKLFNEAGITTFDGMAKASKKTFTDILAAAGPRFKMHDPTTWVQQAKLAAKGEWEKLAKLQDELKGGKKK, from the coding sequence ATGCTCAAAAAACAGTACCTCAAAGGCAAACCTGCCTGCAAGGTGACCTTCACCTTGCCCAAAGAAGCGGCGGAAGGCGCTCAGGAAGTTAAAGTCCTCGGCGATTTCAACAATTGGAGCTGGGAAAATGGGGCTCCGATGAAAGCCGGAAAAGAAGAATACAAAGCGGTTCTGGAACTGGAAACCGGCCGTTCCTACCAGTTCAGATATATGATGGACGGAGGGCGCTGGGAAAACGACCATCAGGCAGACGGCTATGTGCCCAATGAATTCGGCGGAGACAATTCCGTACTGGCATTAGACGCCAGCCCAGCCCAGGAAGAAAAAGCAACAACTACGAAAAAGGCCGCCGCTAAAACTACCAAGAGCCCGGCTAAAAAGGCTGCTGCCTCCAAGAAATCGCCAGCCAGCAAAGCTGCTCCGGCTGCCGACGACCTGAAGAAGATCGAAGGCATTGGCCCCAAGATCGAAAAGCTCTTCAACGAAGCCGGCATCACCACTTTTGACGGAATGGCCAAGGCAAGCAAGAAAACCTTCACCGACATTCTCGCCGCAGCCGGCCCCCGCTTCAAAATGCACGACCCCACCACCTGGGTTCAGCAGGCCAAACTGGCTGCCAAAGGCGAATGGGAAAAGCTGGCCAAGCTGCAGGATGAACTCAAAGGAGGCAAGAAGAAATAA
- a CDS encoding isoamylase early set domain-containing protein — translation MIKKQFLKSKPVCKATFTFPAEAAPEAKTVEVVGDFNNWNTQEAVTMKKQKDVFKAVVELETGKEYQFRYLIDGQAWENDWEADAYVSTPFGVDNSVVSALN, via the coding sequence ATGATCAAGAAGCAATTTCTCAAAAGCAAGCCGGTTTGCAAAGCTACCTTTACTTTCCCGGCAGAAGCTGCTCCGGAAGCCAAAACCGTTGAAGTCGTCGGCGATTTCAACAACTGGAATACCCAGGAAGCAGTAACGATGAAGAAGCAAAAGGACGTTTTCAAGGCTGTTGTTGAACTGGAAACCGGAAAGGAATATCAGTTCCGTTACCTGATCGACGGCCAGGCCTGGGAAAACGACTGGGAAGCCGACGCTTACGTTTCTACTCCGTTCGGCGTAGACAACAGCGTAGTGAGCGCCCTGAACTAA
- a CDS encoding aspartyl protease family protein, producing MKQVLLFVISTLLLQHCTTFHRIKSNRLVTKANLTKKDFYEEIPFTLTHGLPVVPVYIGQDTTPRRFYFDTGGYTVLSEALMGQATGVHPKSYIDVKDANHQTARIHTYLLDQFTVGSIPFQDVGFARIGFTEAAYFSCPGIDGTIGPNIMKTCIWYIDYDNQRVIVTNQLDKIPGIEKAARIPVKTNNIGKPLMEFTINGHTGRFTFDTGDNGFVTLQQPFAENLGRDYPSATRFGQKVQAGHSMKQEDVTLFKIDSIHLGEALLEDAVAVSRNSPAHSLGAGIFGQYNVVFNLGQDEVYFINRENPSVKAGLRSFGFSIDYKDQKLTVGAIYSNSPASKAGILPGDELAKINGKMHHFSDYCDFLNHFELEPAEEIQLELVRNGEPLKVKLRKEKIL from the coding sequence ATGAAGCAAGTCCTACTCTTTGTAATATCTACTCTCCTGCTTCAGCACTGCACTACCTTCCACCGCATCAAATCGAATCGGCTGGTAACGAAAGCCAACCTGACAAAAAAGGATTTCTACGAGGAAATTCCCTTCACCCTGACGCACGGCCTGCCGGTTGTCCCGGTTTACATCGGGCAGGACACCACTCCGCGCCGTTTTTACTTTGATACCGGAGGCTATACGGTCCTGTCCGAAGCGTTGATGGGCCAAGCTACCGGCGTCCATCCGAAGAGCTACATCGATGTCAAGGACGCCAACCATCAAACGGCGCGGATACACACCTACCTGCTGGATCAGTTCACCGTTGGTTCCATTCCTTTTCAAGATGTCGGCTTTGCCCGCATTGGTTTCACCGAAGCGGCCTATTTTTCCTGCCCGGGCATAGACGGGACCATCGGCCCCAACATTATGAAAACCTGCATCTGGTACATCGATTACGACAACCAAAGGGTCATCGTAACCAACCAACTGGATAAAATACCCGGGATCGAAAAGGCGGCGAGGATACCGGTAAAAACCAACAACATCGGCAAGCCCCTGATGGAATTCACCATTAATGGGCATACGGGCCGCTTCACCTTCGATACCGGCGATAACGGCTTTGTCACACTTCAACAACCCTTCGCGGAGAACCTCGGCCGGGATTACCCTTCGGCCACCCGATTCGGCCAAAAGGTACAGGCAGGGCACAGCATGAAACAGGAAGACGTGACTTTGTTCAAAATTGATTCTATCCATCTGGGCGAGGCCCTCCTCGAAGATGCCGTTGCCGTATCGAGAAACAGCCCGGCCCACAGCCTGGGAGCGGGTATCTTCGGCCAGTATAACGTAGTTTTCAACCTCGGGCAGGACGAGGTGTATTTCATCAATAGAGAGAACCCATCGGTGAAGGCGGGATTGCGGTCTTTCGGCTTCAGCATCGACTATAAAGATCAAAAATTGACCGTAGGCGCTATTTACAGCAACAGCCCGGCGAGCAAGGCGGGTATTTTACCGGGGGATGAACTAGCCAAAATCAATGGGAAAATGCATCATTTTTCCGATTATTGTGATTTCCTGAATCATTTTGAACTCGAACCGGCGGAGGAAATACAACTGGAGCTCGTTCGCAATGGCGAACCATTAAAAGTAAAGCTGAGAAAAGAAAAAATTCTATAA